Genomic segment of Umezawaea sp. Da 62-37:
CACCGGCGAGCCGCTGCCGTGGTTCTCATGAGGGGTGCCAGCCCGTTCTGGCCGACCGAGACGTCGCCGGGCGACGTGCCGTGCCGCGACTACTACCGCAAGCTGGTGGCGGGCGTCGCCGTCGTGACCGCGTGCGGCGCGTCGGGGTGGTCGGGCACGACCGTGAGCACCGTGACGAGCGTGTCGATGGATCCTCCCGTCATCCTGTGCTGCGTCTCCAGCGGGTCGCGGACGCTGGCCGCCATCCGGCACGCCAAGCGCTTCGCCGTCCACCTGCTGGCCGACGACCAACCGGACCTGGCGGACAGGTTCAGCCGGTCGCCGAGCGACAACTCGCGATTCGCGGACCTGGGGTACGAGGTCCGGCTGATCCGCGGAGCCCCGGTGATCGCCGGGGCGATGGCGGTCGGGTGGTGTGATCTCCACTCCCTCACCGAGGTCGGCGACCACTTCGTGCTGTTCGGACGGCTGACGGCCGTGCGGGTCGGCCACGGCCGCCCGCTTCTCTGGCACGACCGCACGTACCAGGCACTGGACGGGCGACCCGACATCATGAGCACGGCGACCTGAACGTGGTCGAGGCTCCTGCGCACAAGGGAATCCGACGATGACGATCACCGCACCCACCGGCTCCTCGTCCGACCGCCCGGCCGGGCCGTCCGCGAGCCTGACCACCAGGCTCGCCGCGTGGGCCCGCACGGTGACCTACGAGGGCATCCCCCCGAACACCCTGGCGTCGGCGCGAAGCCAGCTCATCTCGAACCTCGCGGCCGTTCGCGCGTCGCTGCGCCATCCGGTCGGGCAGAGGGTGGTCGCCGCGTTCGGCCCACCCATCCAGGCCGATCCGAAGCAGTCCGCCTACGTGCTCTCGGCGTTGGCGACAGCACTCGACTTCGACGAGGTCGCCTACTCGGGACACGTGTCGGCGGGCGCCGTGAACGTCGCGATCACGGAGGTCGAACCGAGCGGGCTCGACGGGAAGTCGCTGCTGGCCACGATCGTCGCCGCCAACGAGTGCGCGGCACGGATCACGGCGGCGACCATCCTCAGCCCCTTCTTCCGCGGCCAGACGAACACGCATTGCCACTTGGCGAGCGCCGCCGCGGCCCGGCTGCACGCGCGAGGCGCGTCACTGGAGGAGTGGACGGCAGGACTGGGCCTGGCGCTCGGGATCCTGCCCGTGCCGTTCCACCACGGCGTCGTGACCAGTGACGTCAAGGCTTTCACCGCCGCGGTGCCGATCCGGATGGCGCTCGACGCGTGCGACGCCGCGGCGCACGGGTTGGCCGGATCCGACACCGTCCTGGAGGACCGGGAGGGGTTGTTGGCGCACCTGTCGGCAGTGCCGATCCCCGAGGCGGTGATCGAGGGCCTCGGCCGTCGATGGCACACCGACACGTTGACCTACAAGCGCTTCCCCGGTAGTGCCTACCTCCACGCGGCCTTCGACTGCGCCGAGCGGTTCCACCGGCGGCTCGACGCCCTCGACGTGTCCCGGATCCGGCGTGTCGTCGTCCACGGGTCGTTGCTGACCTGGCAGATGCAGCAGAAGGTCGCGCCGTTCCTGGACGGCGGTCGAACGGGTGTCTCCGCCGCCACCCTGTCGGTCGGGTACGGCGTCGCGACGCTGTTGCTGACAGGAACGTTCGGGGCGGAGGACCTGGCCGCCCCGGCCCTGACCGATGACGCCCGCTGGTCCCTGGCGGCGAAGGTCGACGTCGAACACGACTGGCAGCTCTCGGAACGGATGGTGCAGGCCACTTCCCCGCTGGGTGAATCGTTGCGCCAAGCCGGGGAACGGGCGTTGCAGTGGCCCGACTTCGTGGCGTGGAGCGGAGACGACGCGCCGCGCCTGCTGGCCGGTCTGGGAGCGTCGGAGGACACCTTCGAGAACGCGACGATGGCGATCGGCGCCAGGGTCGACATCGAGTTGGCGGACGGCACCGTCGTCACCGAGGTGTGCGACGCGCCGATCGGATCGGCGGGTGCGGCGACGCGCCGGGATCACCCTTCGATCGTGGGGGAGAAGTTCCTCGCCAACGGCGGGTCGCCGGACGTCCTGGCCGATCTCCGGCGTCTCGACCTGCTCGACCCGGTCCGGACGGCTCGAGTGCTGCTGGACGCCGTCACCGTTGTTGCTCCGAGCTGACCGGGGAATCCTGCTGCCGGTCGCTCTGGGCGATGATCCGGTTGAGCTTGACCCTGGTCGATATCGAGAGCTTCCGGAAGATGCTGCGCAGGTGGAAGTTGACCGTGTGCGGTGAGAGACCGAGCTGGTTCGCGACCTGCTGGTTGGTGAGCCCGCTGCTCACGAGTCGCGCGATCTCACCCTCCCGCCTGCTCAGCGTCGACAACCGCGCTGATCTGCCGGACGCCGAACCGGTGACGTCCGGTTCCGGCAGGGCTCGGTCGATCGACATCGCCGGAGGGCGGCAGTCCAGGATCGACG
This window contains:
- a CDS encoding flavin reductase family protein yields the protein MRGASPFWPTETSPGDVPCRDYYRKLVAGVAVVTACGASGWSGTTVSTVTSVSMDPPVILCCVSSGSRTLAAIRHAKRFAVHLLADDQPDLADRFSRSPSDNSRFADLGYEVRLIRGAPVIAGAMAVGWCDLHSLTEVGDHFVLFGRLTAVRVGHGRPLLWHDRTYQALDGRPDIMSTAT
- a CDS encoding MmgE/PrpD family protein; its protein translation is MTITAPTGSSSDRPAGPSASLTTRLAAWARTVTYEGIPPNTLASARSQLISNLAAVRASLRHPVGQRVVAAFGPPIQADPKQSAYVLSALATALDFDEVAYSGHVSAGAVNVAITEVEPSGLDGKSLLATIVAANECAARITAATILSPFFRGQTNTHCHLASAAAARLHARGASLEEWTAGLGLALGILPVPFHHGVVTSDVKAFTAAVPIRMALDACDAAAHGLAGSDTVLEDREGLLAHLSAVPIPEAVIEGLGRRWHTDTLTYKRFPGSAYLHAAFDCAERFHRRLDALDVSRIRRVVVHGSLLTWQMQQKVAPFLDGGRTGVSAATLSVGYGVATLLLTGTFGAEDLAAPALTDDARWSLAAKVDVEHDWQLSERMVQATSPLGESLRQAGERALQWPDFVAWSGDDAPRLLAGLGASEDTFENATMAIGARVDIELADGTVVTEVCDAPIGSAGAATRRDHPSIVGEKFLANGGSPDVLADLRRLDLLDPVRTARVLLDAVTVVAPS